The Alkalibacter saccharofermentans DSM 14828 genome includes a window with the following:
- a CDS encoding DsrE family protein, giving the protein MKIGIIIETKDYEKSWNGMRFAVTAEKSGHEVRVFLLGEGVEIPFMHHETFNVGSLVNEFYEIGGELFACGTCMNTRMMKESELCQVSTMFECLRMVEWADKTVTF; this is encoded by the coding sequence ATGAAGATAGGCATAATAATCGAAACAAAAGACTACGAAAAATCATGGAATGGAATGAGGTTTGCGGTAACTGCAGAAAAAAGCGGTCATGAGGTAAGAGTATTCCTGCTTGGAGAGGGAGTGGAAATTCCATTTATGCACCACGAAACCTTCAATGTGGGATCTTTGGTGAATGAGTTTTATGAGATTGGCGGGGAGCTATTCGCCTGCGGAACATGCATGAATACGAGGATGATGAAGGAAAGCGAGCTCTGCCAGGTATCTACCATGTTCGAATGCCTTCGCATGGTGGAGTGGGCTGACAAGACGGTTACATTCTAG
- a CDS encoding ABC transporter permease, protein MVMKKRSFYKNLARSISGSKGRFFSIMAIIFLGVSFFAGINATEPDMIISADKYYREQKLSDFRIISPLGFKEVDLEDIQSLRGVSQVQKGYYKDLFLTTLNGDSNIVKLLSYDPGDFKDGKGMNIPYLLEGKLPEKSGEIALERSFNVPRGIEIGDSLMASAPAGVKIEDDLNNQELIIVGFVSSPLYINYERGQTNIGNGSIDYFGYVYHEDFNLEYFNEVYVSLEGSHEYEAYSEGYYSIVKNPETLLEALGVAAMERETGEFRKELEENRDIFLESKQRAQDEIDKAQAELENAEKEIIDGANRLSDLESRYRREIEMGRSDLDNARSAIELAKTSYFGGYLAWLEGYNEYQDGRMDLIEAKSQLDDAKIRIENGEADLENAKIQLEATNATITALKEVQSGLPDEDEVPTQDEYDALIEDIRQASPQLAQALSAYSPQYFVQFRLSLGSAIATLEDNYAQGQKQVEEGEKLLEESKSQYENGLKEYEAGVVSLQKAKAELDESKRQIDFARTEIEKGEIDIRRGTEELEKAQAELDKALNEGYAELEKAREDVKEGWRIFEEEKKDALAQIAEAEAEIKDAERQILELPKEWFVNTRDANPGYSSYGDDANRIGAVAKVFPLFFFLVAALVCLTTMTRMVEEERIQIGTLKALGYSTPLIALKYLAYGLLASLAGSIAGFLLGFQLFPRLIMTVYGGMYEIPHMLSPVHPNYALISTGIAVFTTVSASMWASLAALRTTPSQLMQPKAPKPGKRILLERIGFLWKHMNFTQKVTARNIFRYKRRFFMTVIGISGCSALLLAGYGIKDSVNAISEVQFDQVFLYDGIVAMDTENEDRSDLEEILGTNPGVREYTSAMVESVSVYKERGGRQFEVSMWVPKEKNQFPSFFDLHERISQEPLNLGEDGAVITEKIARLFDVSVGDELEFRDTENRVYSFEISGIAENYLGHNIFMSEEYFDKITLRSPEFNAGIFNLYEDRAFDESGFREDILSYEGAVGISLSSTFREDFNNTMSSLDYVVLILILSAGALAFVVLYNLTNINITERLREIATIKVLGFRSREVAAYVYRENLILSFTGTVLGLFLGFVLHQFVMDTMEVDNMMFGRIISVWSYMYAVALTMMFSVLVNVLMFFKLKKVDMVESLKSIE, encoded by the coding sequence ATGGTGATGAAGAAGAGATCTTTTTATAAAAATCTCGCAAGGTCAATATCAGGCAGTAAGGGACGATTCTTTTCTATCATGGCGATAATATTTCTAGGAGTCAGCTTCTTTGCAGGAATAAATGCAACAGAACCGGATATGATAATCTCTGCCGATAAATACTACCGGGAGCAGAAGCTATCGGATTTTAGGATAATATCTCCTCTGGGGTTCAAAGAAGTAGACTTGGAAGATATACAAAGCCTGAGAGGAGTATCCCAGGTTCAAAAAGGGTATTACAAGGACCTTTTCTTAACGACCCTAAATGGAGACAGCAATATCGTAAAGCTGTTAAGCTACGATCCCGGGGATTTCAAAGATGGCAAAGGCATGAATATACCCTATCTATTAGAAGGAAAGCTGCCGGAAAAATCAGGTGAAATAGCCTTGGAGAGAAGCTTTAATGTGCCTAGAGGAATAGAAATAGGAGACTCCCTTATGGCTTCTGCCCCTGCAGGAGTAAAAATAGAGGACGACCTTAATAACCAGGAACTCATTATAGTTGGCTTTGTAAGCTCGCCCCTTTACATCAACTATGAAAGAGGGCAGACTAATATAGGAAATGGTTCAATTGATTATTTTGGCTATGTATACCATGAAGATTTCAACCTCGAATATTTCAACGAAGTCTATGTATCTCTTGAGGGCAGTCATGAATACGAGGCTTACTCTGAAGGATACTACAGCATTGTCAAAAACCCTGAAACGCTGCTGGAAGCATTGGGAGTGGCTGCTATGGAGAGGGAAACCGGTGAATTCAGAAAAGAGCTTGAAGAAAATAGAGATATTTTCCTTGAAAGCAAGCAAAGAGCCCAGGATGAAATCGACAAGGCTCAGGCTGAACTTGAAAATGCAGAGAAAGAAATTATCGATGGAGCAAACCGGCTAAGTGATTTAGAAAGCAGGTACCGACGGGAGATAGAAATGGGACGGTCGGATTTGGATAATGCAAGATCTGCTATTGAGCTAGCCAAGACATCCTATTTCGGAGGATATCTTGCTTGGCTCGAGGGTTACAATGAATACCAAGACGGGAGGATGGACCTGATAGAGGCAAAATCCCAACTGGACGATGCTAAGATCAGGATTGAAAACGGTGAAGCAGACCTTGAAAATGCAAAAATACAGCTTGAGGCAACCAATGCCACAATAACTGCATTGAAAGAGGTCCAGTCAGGGCTTCCTGACGAAGATGAGGTCCCAACCCAGGATGAATACGACGCCTTGATAGAAGATATACGCCAGGCAAGTCCCCAGCTTGCCCAGGCGCTTTCTGCATACAGCCCCCAGTACTTTGTCCAGTTCAGGCTGTCTTTGGGTTCTGCAATAGCCACATTGGAAGATAACTACGCTCAGGGACAAAAACAGGTAGAAGAAGGTGAAAAGCTTCTCGAAGAGAGCAAATCACAATATGAAAACGGACTTAAGGAATACGAGGCAGGAGTCGTATCGCTTCAAAAAGCCAAGGCAGAGCTTGATGAGTCGAAGCGTCAGATCGATTTTGCAAGAACCGAGATAGAAAAAGGTGAAATTGATATAAGACGTGGCACAGAGGAACTGGAAAAAGCTCAGGCAGAGCTAGACAAGGCTTTAAATGAGGGCTATGCAGAGCTTGAAAAAGCTAGGGAAGACGTAAAAGAGGGCTGGAGAATTTTCGAAGAGGAAAAGAAGGACGCCCTGGCACAAATAGCTGAAGCAGAAGCTGAAATCAAGGATGCAGAAAGACAGATTTTAGAGCTTCCCAAGGAATGGTTCGTCAATACCAGGGATGCAAACCCCGGATATTCAAGCTATGGAGATGATGCCAATAGGATAGGCGCTGTTGCCAAAGTATTCCCATTATTCTTCTTTTTAGTTGCAGCCTTGGTGTGCTTGACTACTATGACGAGGATGGTTGAAGAAGAAAGAATTCAAATAGGAACTTTAAAGGCATTGGGATACAGCACGCCACTAATCGCCCTTAAGTACTTGGCGTACGGTCTGCTGGCAAGTCTTGCCGGAAGCATAGCAGGATTTTTATTAGGGTTCCAGCTGTTTCCGAGGCTTATAATGACGGTTTACGGAGGAATGTATGAAATACCTCATATGCTGAGCCCGGTGCATCCTAACTACGCCCTAATATCAACAGGAATCGCGGTATTTACCACTGTATCCGCTTCCATGTGGGCAAGCCTTGCAGCACTTAGGACTACCCCTAGTCAGTTAATGCAGCCTAAAGCTCCAAAACCGGGAAAAAGAATTTTGCTTGAGAGAATAGGATTTTTGTGGAAGCACATGAATTTTACACAGAAAGTGACTGCGAGGAATATTTTCAGGTATAAGAGAAGGTTTTTCATGACAGTCATCGGAATATCCGGGTGCAGCGCTCTCTTGCTGGCAGGATACGGTATAAAGGATTCTGTAAATGCCATTTCTGAAGTCCAGTTCGACCAGGTGTTTTTATACGATGGAATCGTAGCTATGGATACGGAAAATGAAGATAGGTCAGATTTGGAGGAAATACTCGGAACAAATCCCGGTGTGAGGGAATATACTTCAGCCATGGTGGAAAGCGTATCGGTTTATAAAGAAAGAGGGGGCAGGCAGTTTGAGGTCTCTATGTGGGTTCCAAAAGAAAAAAATCAGTTCCCCAGCTTCTTTGATCTTCATGAGAGGATATCCCAAGAGCCATTGAATCTCGGCGAAGACGGGGCGGTGATAACGGAGAAGATTGCCAGGCTCTTTGACGTTTCTGTGGGTGACGAACTTGAGTTTAGGGATACAGAAAACAGGGTCTATAGTTTTGAAATTTCAGGTATAGCCGAAAATTATCTAGGGCACAACATCTTCATGTCTGAAGAGTACTTCGACAAGATAACATTGAGAAGCCCGGAATTCAATGCCGGTATATTTAACCTTTACGAAGACAGGGCTTTTGACGAATCCGGATTCAGGGAAGACATCTTGAGCTATGAGGGAGCTGTCGGCATATCCCTTTCATCTACTTTTAGAGAGGATTTCAATAATACGATGTCCAGTCTTGATTACGTCGTTTTAATCTTGATTCTCTCGGCGGGCGCCCTTGCCTTTGTTGTCTTGTACAATCTAACAAATATTAACATAACAGAACGCTTGCGGGAAATTGCCACCATAAAAGTATTGGGATTTAGAAGCAGGGAAGTAGCGGCGTATGTATACAGGGAAAACCTTATACTTTCATTTACCGGAACTGTTTTAGGGCTGTTTTTGGGATTTGTGTTGCATCAGTTCGTGATGGACACAATGGAGGTGGACAACATGATGTTTGGCAGGATCATTTCGGTCTGGAGTTACATGTATGCGGTTGCTTTGACTATGATGTTTTCCGTGCTGGTAAATGTTTTGATGTTTTTTAAATTGAAAAAAGTAGACATGGTGGAATCGTTGAAATCCATAGAGTAG
- a CDS encoding pyridoxamine 5'-phosphate oxidase family protein, producing the protein MFREMRKKERQMPLSECKKLLNESEYGFLAMTGEDGYPYSIALNYIYLDDKIYFHSALEGHKIDNLDYNDKVCFSIVGKTAVVENRFSRSYESIVVFGRAAQVDENEKTEIMIKLVEKYSPEKIDKGIGYIKEAKDKIKVYKIKIDHMSGKARK; encoded by the coding sequence ATGTTTAGAGAAATGAGAAAAAAAGAAAGGCAGATGCCGCTGTCTGAATGTAAAAAGTTACTTAATGAGTCAGAGTACGGCTTTCTTGCAATGACTGGGGAAGATGGGTATCCATACTCAATCGCCTTAAATTATATTTATTTAGATGATAAAATTTACTTTCACTCCGCGCTGGAGGGACATAAAATTGATAATTTGGACTATAACGATAAAGTGTGCTTCAGCATTGTCGGTAAGACTGCAGTCGTGGAAAATCGGTTCAGCAGAAGCTACGAAAGCATAGTTGTTTTCGGTAGGGCAGCTCAGGTTGATGAAAATGAAAAAACGGAAATTATGATCAAACTTGTAGAGAAGTATTCTCCAGAAAAAATAGACAAGGGAATCGGGTATATAAAAGAAGCCAAGGATAAAATAAAAGTATATAAAATCAAAATCGATCACATGTCAGGAAAAGCAAGGAAATAA
- a CDS encoding class I SAM-dependent methyltransferase produces the protein MSIKKSTDIGVLKDVKDYWNKRSDSYSKQNIAELHSFKRDVWKKIILENAPRKDKLKILDVGTGPGFFAINLALEGHDVTAVDCTEGMLEKAKENAKVYGADVRFDKANAHQLPFVDEEFDLVVSRNVVWNLESPRAALKEWSRVLANDGRILYYDANWYLYLFDEKLKEEYRKCQQEADRLYPDDCPSRTIGVNMEKIAYNLPLSKVQRPDWDMGALESCGMSVLKVDENIGDKVWEEKEKIRYKSTPMFMLCAQKHQEN, from the coding sequence ATGAGCATAAAAAAAAGCACTGACATAGGAGTATTAAAAGATGTTAAAGATTATTGGAACAAAAGATCTGACAGTTATTCCAAGCAGAATATCGCAGAACTACATTCTTTCAAACGAGATGTCTGGAAAAAAATCATATTAGAAAACGCACCTCGTAAGGATAAGCTGAAAATTCTGGATGTAGGCACAGGGCCGGGCTTCTTTGCCATAAATTTGGCTTTGGAGGGTCACGATGTTACGGCGGTTGATTGTACAGAGGGTATGCTGGAAAAAGCAAAAGAGAACGCCAAGGTTTATGGAGCTGACGTCAGGTTTGATAAGGCAAATGCCCACCAGCTGCCTTTTGTGGATGAAGAGTTCGATCTTGTCGTATCGAGAAATGTAGTTTGGAATCTGGAAAGCCCTCGAGCCGCCCTAAAGGAGTGGAGCAGAGTTCTAGCAAATGACGGGAGGATACTTTATTACGACGCCAACTGGTATTTGTATCTTTTTGATGAAAAGCTTAAAGAAGAATACAGAAAGTGTCAGCAGGAAGCCGACAGACTGTATCCTGATGATTGTCCAAGCAGGACCATTGGCGTCAACATGGAAAAAATTGCCTATAATCTTCCTTTATCAAAAGTTCAAAGACCGGATTGGGATATGGGCGCCTTGGAAAGTTGCGGAATGAGCGTACTTAAGGTAGATGAAAATATCGGTGATAAGGTGTGGGAAGAAAAAGAAAAAATCAGATACAAATCAACTCCCATGTTTATGCTTTGTGCACAAAAGCATCAAGAAAATTAA
- a CDS encoding DMSO/selenate family reductase complex A subunit: MEKWVLTSGTNNCGGRCIIKACVKNGQVVKIETEKPCEVGDEVSLTACPRGINYSETFLSDKRLRYPMKRVGKRGEGKFERISWNDAIKIIADEWIRIREKYGMGSRYVNYSTGNMGVMRGYALVKHLLALDGGFLDYYNSYSDACTTIATPYTYGTEITGNSLTELKKSKLIILSGHNPAETRFGDFLWHLKEAKKAGVKIIAIDPRFSDTAKSIADEWIGIKPGTDSALIDAMAYVLYTKELHDKEFLNKFCIGFDEEHMPQGIKSGESYEAYITGKKDGIPKTPLWAEAITGIDAKKIELLAIEYASSKPAAFIQGWGPQRHSNGEQAARSSTLIACMTGNVGVAGGWAGGKGSIEGHEKPAFPQAKNPYSGKIPVFLWTDGIIRGTKMTAPDDGLKGVEKLDSDIKMIINLAGNILVNQHSDINRTIKILKDESLCEFILCSDLFMTPSAKFADILLPGTSMFENENITRPWMYGDFILYNNKAIDPMHESRFEYDWLCDLAKKLGLLEKFSMGGKSLTDYLEYIYEELREREKELPQFNVFVKNGGYKYKNNKTFIAFSRQIEDPDNCPFPTPSGKIEIFSKRLYDMNKPDEIPAIPKYTKGFEGIGDDKKDIYPLQLIGWHTKRRTHSTHESNEKMAKLEAQRLWISIVDAKKRGICDGDMVEVYNDRGKINIEAFVTDKIIQGVVAMPQGAWYKPDGESCDKAGSINVLTTSKPTPLAKGNPQHSNLVEVSIQSSRRG; the protein is encoded by the coding sequence ATGGAAAAGTGGGTTCTAACTTCAGGTACAAATAATTGTGGAGGAAGATGCATTATCAAGGCTTGTGTCAAAAATGGTCAAGTAGTTAAAATTGAAACTGAAAAGCCATGTGAGGTGGGAGATGAGGTTTCGTTGACAGCTTGTCCAAGAGGCATTAATTATTCAGAAACTTTTTTAAGTGATAAACGATTAAGATACCCCATGAAAAGAGTTGGGAAAAGAGGCGAAGGAAAATTCGAGAGGATTTCCTGGAATGATGCCATAAAAATCATTGCAGATGAATGGATTAGAATAAGAGAGAAATACGGCATGGGGTCAAGATATGTAAACTACTCCACAGGAAATATGGGGGTGATGAGAGGTTATGCCCTTGTAAAGCATTTATTGGCATTAGATGGCGGTTTTTTGGATTACTACAACTCCTACTCCGATGCATGTACCACTATAGCTACGCCCTATACATATGGTACTGAGATTACCGGAAATTCACTCACAGAACTTAAAAAATCTAAACTTATAATACTGTCTGGACACAATCCGGCAGAGACTAGATTTGGTGACTTTCTATGGCATTTAAAAGAGGCGAAGAAAGCAGGGGTCAAGATAATAGCGATAGATCCCAGGTTTTCGGATACTGCAAAATCGATTGCAGATGAATGGATAGGAATAAAACCAGGTACTGACAGTGCCCTGATCGATGCCATGGCTTATGTCTTATATACAAAAGAGCTTCATGACAAAGAGTTTTTAAACAAATTTTGCATAGGCTTTGACGAGGAACATATGCCACAAGGCATTAAGAGCGGCGAGAGCTATGAAGCTTATATTACAGGCAAGAAAGATGGCATACCCAAAACACCCTTGTGGGCGGAAGCTATTACAGGAATCGATGCCAAAAAGATAGAGCTGCTTGCTATAGAATACGCATCGTCTAAGCCGGCAGCCTTTATACAGGGCTGGGGTCCACAAAGGCATTCAAACGGAGAACAGGCAGCAAGAAGCTCCACGCTGATCGCCTGCATGACCGGAAACGTAGGGGTGGCGGGAGGCTGGGCAGGAGGCAAAGGTTCTATCGAAGGACACGAAAAACCTGCCTTCCCTCAAGCCAAAAACCCATATTCCGGAAAGATACCAGTTTTTTTGTGGACTGATGGAATCATTAGAGGCACGAAGATGACTGCCCCTGACGACGGACTGAAAGGAGTGGAAAAGCTCGATTCAGATATCAAAATGATTATAAATCTCGCAGGGAATATTTTAGTGAACCAACACTCAGACATCAATAGAACAATAAAAATACTTAAAGACGAATCCCTTTGTGAATTCATCCTGTGCTCAGATCTTTTTATGACCCCGAGTGCCAAGTTTGCGGATATACTCCTTCCGGGAACATCAATGTTTGAAAACGAGAATATCACCAGGCCCTGGATGTATGGCGATTTTATCCTATACAACAACAAAGCTATAGATCCTATGCATGAGTCCAGGTTCGAGTACGACTGGTTATGTGACTTGGCGAAAAAGTTGGGGCTTTTAGAAAAGTTCTCAATGGGAGGCAAAAGCTTGACTGATTATCTTGAGTATATCTACGAAGAATTAAGAGAAAGAGAAAAAGAGCTTCCGCAATTTAATGTATTTGTAAAAAATGGAGGATATAAATACAAGAATAATAAAACCTTCATAGCATTTTCAAGACAGATAGAAGATCCGGACAATTGCCCATTTCCTACGCCGTCAGGCAAGATAGAGATATTTTCCAAGAGACTTTACGATATGAACAAGCCTGATGAAATCCCGGCGATACCTAAGTACACTAAAGGATTCGAGGGGATAGGTGACGATAAAAAAGACATTTACCCGCTGCAACTGATAGGATGGCACACCAAGAGACGGACTCACTCGACCCATGAAAGCAACGAGAAAATGGCAAAACTTGAGGCTCAAAGACTGTGGATTAGCATAGTGGATGCAAAGAAAAGGGGTATTTGCGACGGTGATATGGTGGAGGTTTACAATGATAGAGGAAAAATCAATATAGAAGCCTTTGTGACAGATAAAATAATACAAGGCGTGGTAGCGATGCCCCAAGGTGCATGGTACAAACCTGATGGAGAGAGCTGTGACAAGGCAGGGTCTATAAATGTTTTGACTACGAGCAAACCTACTCCCCTGGCCAAGGGCAACCCCCAACATTCAAATCTTGTGGAAGTAAGCATCCAAAGCAGTAGAAGGGGTTAA
- a CDS encoding glutamine synthetase III, whose translation MERTSQIFGTNVFSEAVMKERLPKDTFKKLKKTLDLGEELTPEVAEVVASAMKDWAVEKEATHYTHWFQPMTGRTAEKHDSFIEPTGDGRVIMEFSGKQLIQGEPDASSFPNGGLRATFEARGYTAWDATSPAFVKDGTLYIPTAFCSYSGEALDKKTPLLRSMEAVSKQAVRILRLFGDNDTKKVTSTVGPEQEYFLLDKRLYQERKDLIFSGRTLFGALPPKGQELDDHYFGSIKERISSFMKEFDEELWKLGISSKTKHNEVAPAQHEMAPIFTTTNIATDHNQLVMDTLIKVANRHDLACLLHEKPFAGINGSGKHNNWSLGTDKMNLLEPGVTPHENAQFLTFLVATIAAVGKYAPLLRLSAASPGNDHRLGANEAPPAIISIFLGEQLTDIINQIKDGALTSCTDQTNMDLGVKTLPKFPKDVTDRNRTSPFAFTGNKFEFRMVGSTMSVSGPNIVLNTIVADVLRDIADELEKTEDFKGTLSEIIERLVKENFNVIFDGDGYDPSWIDEAEKRGLPNIKTSVEAIETFSKPEYIKLFERHGVFAEGEVLARQEIMFEEYAKTINIEALTMIQIAKREILPATLEYACSVADSVASIKSVVAGADVSAQSEVVEKVNSLYAQASKALSKLESTLEKVHAIEEIGEQAKAYKFEVFEAMQALREPCDALEEIVAEDFWPFPTYGDLLFRV comes from the coding sequence ATGGAAAGAACATCACAGATTTTTGGCACAAATGTTTTTAGTGAAGCGGTAATGAAGGAGAGGCTGCCTAAAGACACTTTCAAAAAGCTTAAAAAGACACTTGACTTAGGAGAAGAATTGACGCCGGAGGTAGCAGAAGTCGTAGCTAGCGCAATGAAAGACTGGGCAGTTGAGAAAGAAGCTACCCATTACACACATTGGTTCCAGCCTATGACAGGAAGAACGGCAGAAAAGCACGATTCGTTCATCGAGCCTACCGGGGACGGAAGAGTAATAATGGAGTTTTCGGGCAAGCAATTGATTCAAGGGGAACCGGATGCATCTTCATTTCCAAATGGCGGACTTAGAGCGACGTTCGAAGCCAGAGGATATACTGCATGGGATGCTACATCACCTGCATTTGTAAAAGACGGAACACTTTATATTCCTACAGCTTTTTGTTCTTACTCAGGAGAGGCGCTTGATAAAAAGACGCCCCTACTTAGATCTATGGAAGCAGTATCTAAGCAAGCTGTAAGAATTTTAAGGCTCTTCGGAGACAATGATACTAAAAAAGTTACTTCTACTGTTGGACCTGAGCAGGAATACTTCCTGCTTGATAAAAGACTTTATCAGGAAAGAAAGGATCTTATCTTTTCAGGAAGAACATTATTTGGAGCGCTTCCACCTAAAGGACAAGAGCTGGATGACCATTATTTCGGTTCTATCAAAGAGAGGATATCTTCATTCATGAAAGAGTTTGATGAAGAGCTTTGGAAGCTTGGAATATCTTCTAAAACTAAACATAACGAGGTAGCTCCTGCTCAACACGAGATGGCACCTATATTTACTACCACAAACATCGCTACAGATCACAACCAGCTTGTCATGGATACGTTGATAAAAGTGGCAAACAGACATGACTTGGCATGTTTGCTTCATGAGAAGCCATTTGCGGGCATCAACGGTTCAGGCAAGCACAACAACTGGTCCTTGGGAACTGACAAGATGAACCTTTTAGAACCGGGAGTTACGCCCCATGAGAATGCTCAATTCCTAACATTCCTTGTGGCTACCATAGCTGCTGTAGGAAAGTACGCCCCTCTTTTAAGGCTTTCTGCAGCATCTCCAGGAAATGACCACAGGCTTGGTGCAAATGAGGCGCCCCCTGCAATCATCTCTATTTTCCTTGGAGAGCAATTGACAGATATCATAAACCAAATAAAAGACGGAGCTCTTACATCTTGTACAGATCAGACTAACATGGATCTTGGCGTAAAGACGCTTCCAAAGTTCCCTAAAGACGTAACTGACCGTAACAGAACTTCACCCTTTGCTTTTACAGGCAATAAGTTTGAGTTCAGGATGGTAGGATCCACAATGTCGGTTTCCGGACCAAACATCGTTTTGAACACCATAGTTGCGGATGTATTAAGAGACATTGCAGATGAGCTTGAAAAGACTGAAGATTTCAAGGGAACTCTAAGTGAGATCATCGAAAGACTAGTGAAAGAAAACTTCAACGTGATTTTCGACGGTGACGGTTACGACCCAAGCTGGATAGATGAGGCCGAAAAGAGAGGTCTTCCTAACATCAAGACATCTGTAGAGGCCATTGAAACATTCAGCAAGCCGGAATATATAAAGCTGTTTGAGAGACACGGAGTATTTGCAGAAGGTGAAGTCCTTGCAAGGCAAGAGATCATGTTTGAGGAATATGCAAAGACTATAAACATAGAAGCTTTGACCATGATTCAGATAGCAAAGAGGGAAATCCTTCCTGCAACCTTGGAATACGCATGCAGCGTAGCTGATTCAGTAGCAAGCATCAAATCCGTAGTAGCGGGTGCAGATGTGAGCGCGCAAAGCGAAGTTGTGGAAAAAGTAAACAGCTTGTATGCACAGGCAAGCAAAGCATTGTCCAAGCTTGAATCCACTTTGGAAAAGGTTCATGCTATCGAAGAGATTGGCGAGCAGGCAAAAGCTTATAAATTCGAAGTTTTCGAGGCTATGCAAGCTTTAAGAGAGCCTTGCGATGCCCTTGAAGAAATCGTAGCAGAAGATTTTTGGCCTTTCCCGACTTATGGAGATTTGTTGTTCAGAGTGTAA
- a CDS encoding ABC transporter ATP-binding protein, whose protein sequence is MSFVKLINVIKRYKMGEVTITAVDGVDFEIEKGDFAVVVGASGAGKTTVLNLLGGMDKLDEGSIIVDGADVSMYNDKMLTEYRRFDIGFVFQFYNLIQNLTAKENVELASQISKNPLDVEMVLNMVGLKDRMDNFPSQLSGGEQQRVAIARALAKNPKMLLCDEPTGALDYQTGKSILKLLQETCRTQGMTVVVITHNAAIQHMADKIIKMKNGKVSKFIVNENPVPVEGIEW, encoded by the coding sequence ATGTCCTTTGTTAAACTGATAAATGTTATAAAAAGATATAAGATGGGCGAAGTCACTATTACTGCGGTGGATGGGGTGGATTTTGAAATTGAAAAAGGTGATTTTGCAGTTGTAGTAGGGGCGTCAGGCGCGGGAAAAACGACCGTCTTGAACCTGTTAGGAGGTATGGACAAGCTGGACGAAGGAAGCATCATAGTAGACGGAGCGGATGTATCCATGTACAACGACAAAATGCTTACGGAATACAGACGATTTGACATAGGCTTTGTATTCCAGTTTTACAATCTGATACAAAATCTAACGGCCAAGGAAAATGTGGAGCTGGCATCACAGATATCAAAAAATCCACTGGATGTGGAAATGGTATTGAACATGGTCGGATTAAAGGATAGAATGGATAATTTTCCTTCTCAGCTGTCCGGGGGAGAGCAACAAAGGGTAGCCATAGCCAGAGCGCTAGCCAAGAACCCAAAGATGCTTCTTTGCGACGAGCCTACCGGAGCGCTGGATTATCAAACGGGCAAATCAATTTTAAAGCTTCTTCAAGAAACTTGTAGGACACAGGGCATGACGGTAGTGGTGATCACCCACAATGCCGCTATACAGCATATGGCGGACAAGATTATCAAGATGAAAAATGGCAAAGTATCTAAGTTTATAGTCAACGAAAACCCTGTTCCCGTGGAAGGAATTGAATGGTGA
- a CDS encoding TetR/AcrR family transcriptional regulator has translation MRISKDPEVRKQEILDAASRLFEKQGIEKTSMADVAKEADITKGLVYYYFKSKEELVDEALKHFILESELVLKNIVQNRNLDFFGKLSEILKLYFLTISKNLGINTLAKSNPGVYELVKRSLCKSALDHTGVLVEEGVKSGFINISHPEYILKILIGGIADLYSEGVRDPDVFADIIEQTLHLPKDSLRIW, from the coding sequence ATGAGAATAAGCAAGGATCCTGAAGTAAGAAAACAAGAAATACTGGATGCAGCCTCAAGGCTCTTTGAAAAACAGGGCATAGAAAAAACGTCGATGGCGGATGTCGCAAAAGAAGCCGATATTACCAAGGGTCTCGTCTACTATTATTTTAAATCAAAAGAAGAGCTCGTGGATGAGGCTCTTAAGCATTTTATTCTGGAAAGCGAATTGGTTTTGAAAAATATAGTACAGAATAGAAATTTAGATTTTTTCGGCAAGCTATCAGAGATACTGAAGCTCTATTTTTTGACGATTAGCAAAAATTTAGGGATTAACACGCTTGCCAAATCAAATCCAGGGGTATATGAATTAGTAAAAAGGAGCCTGTGCAAATCTGCATTAGACCATACTGGAGTACTGGTCGAGGAGGGGGTTAAATCCGGATTCATAAACATTTCACATCCGGAATATATACTAAAGATTCTGATCGGAGGCATCGCAGACCTGTATTCCGAAGGAGTAAGAGATCCAGATGTTTTTGCCGATATCATCGAACAGACTTTGCATCTTCCGAAAGATTCATTGAGGATTTGGTAA